From a single Streptomyces sp. NBC_01264 genomic region:
- a CDS encoding arginine repressor has product MSQAQEYEQNGQSVPQTRTARHRRIVDILNRQPVRSQSQLAKLLADDGLSVTQATLSRDLDELGAVKIRNTGGELIYAVPSEGGFRTPQAPLGESAKEERMRRLSGELLISAEASANLVVLRTPPGAAQFLASAIDQAELQAILGTIAGDDTLMLISRDPAGGQALADHLLRLAQKEG; this is encoded by the coding sequence ATGAGTCAGGCGCAGGAATACGAGCAGAACGGGCAGTCCGTTCCGCAGACTCGCACCGCCCGCCACCGCCGGATCGTGGACATCCTCAACCGGCAGCCGGTCCGCTCCCAGAGCCAGCTGGCCAAGCTGCTCGCCGACGACGGGCTGAGCGTCACCCAGGCGACGCTCAGCCGCGACCTCGACGAGCTCGGCGCGGTGAAGATCCGCAACACCGGCGGCGAGCTGATCTACGCGGTCCCCAGCGAGGGCGGCTTCCGCACCCCGCAGGCGCCGCTCGGCGAGTCGGCGAAGGAGGAGCGCATGCGGCGCCTCTCCGGCGAGCTGCTGATCTCCGCGGAGGCCTCCGCGAACCTCGTGGTCCTGCGCACCCCGCCGGGTGCGGCCCAGTTCCTCGCCTCCGCGATCGACCAGGCCGAACTCCAGGCCATCCTCGGCACGATCGCGGGCGACGACACCCTGATGCTGATCAGCCGCGACCCTGCGGGCGGCCAGGCCCTCGCCGACCACCTGCTGAGGCTGGCGCAGAAGGAAGGCTGA